The Stratiformator vulcanicus genome has a segment encoding these proteins:
- a CDS encoding Gfo/Idh/MocA family protein gives MLTPWPLRRAVSDDFRSPNERPVVGCIGTGSRWGFREDGMFKGVGSFAMEFGDVAAVSDVDANRMNAAALKVRDLQAEAGRPSDVAKEADYRKVLDRDDIDLVTIVTPDHWHTKIAIEALRAGKDVYCEKPLTLTIEESKQIRKAVEETGRVFQVGTQQRTESSQGFLKAIAMVRDGRLGKIHSIKIGINGAPVSDSIPKVDVPDGLHWERWLGQAPLVDYRWSPKTRDAKQYWNYTNCHYDFRWWYAYSGGKMTDWGAHHVDIAQWLINQNGDGQGPTRIEPVVANHPVPLNERGEPTDPTRYNTADRFVVHVDFPNDTQFRIGSEFRNGLLVEGTKGRIFVNRGALEGSPVEDMKSNPLPDGAVEAVYGGEPTTHMANFMQCVKSRKTPISDVASHVRAINTCHLGNIALRLNRTVKWDAAREEIIGDELARNMQGREQRKGYETDA, from the coding sequence TTGCTTACCCCGTGGCCGCTTCGTCGGGCGGTCTCTGATGACTTCCGCAGCCCGAATGAGCGGCCGGTCGTCGGGTGCATCGGCACTGGCAGCCGGTGGGGCTTTCGCGAGGACGGCATGTTCAAAGGCGTCGGCTCGTTCGCGATGGAGTTCGGCGACGTGGCCGCAGTCTCTGACGTCGATGCCAACCGCATGAATGCCGCGGCTTTGAAAGTGAGGGACCTGCAAGCCGAAGCGGGGCGGCCGAGCGATGTCGCGAAGGAAGCCGATTACCGCAAGGTACTCGATCGCGACGATATTGACCTCGTCACGATCGTCACGCCCGACCACTGGCACACCAAGATCGCGATCGAAGCGCTGCGGGCGGGCAAGGATGTATACTGCGAAAAACCGCTCACGCTTACGATTGAAGAGTCAAAGCAAATCCGCAAAGCGGTCGAAGAGACCGGGCGGGTCTTTCAGGTCGGCACTCAGCAGCGGACCGAGAGCAGCCAAGGGTTCCTTAAGGCCATCGCGATGGTCCGCGACGGCCGGTTGGGAAAGATCCATTCCATTAAGATCGGTATTAATGGCGCCCCCGTCAGCGACTCGATTCCGAAGGTCGACGTTCCGGACGGGCTTCATTGGGAACGCTGGCTTGGGCAGGCGCCGCTCGTCGACTATCGCTGGTCGCCCAAAACACGCGATGCAAAGCAGTATTGGAACTACACCAACTGCCACTACGATTTCCGTTGGTGGTACGCTTACAGTGGCGGAAAGATGACCGACTGGGGGGCTCACCATGTCGACATCGCCCAGTGGCTGATCAACCAAAACGGAGACGGGCAGGGGCCGACACGGATTGAGCCGGTCGTTGCCAACCATCCGGTTCCGCTTAATGAGAGAGGCGAACCGACCGACCCGACGCGGTACAACACCGCTGACCGTTTTGTCGTGCATGTCGACTTCCCGAACGACACGCAGTTCCGGATCGGCAGTGAGTTTCGCAACGGCCTGCTGGTTGAGGGGACGAAGGGCCGCATCTTCGTCAATCGTGGGGCGCTCGAGGGTTCACCGGTCGAAGATATGAAATCGAACCCGCTGCCCGATGGTGCCGTGGAAGCTGTCTACGGAGGCGAGCCGACGACTCATATGGCCAACTTCATGCAGTGCGTGAAGTCGCGTAAGACGCCGATCTCCGATGTCGCCTCACACGTGCGGGCGATCAACACCTGCCATTTGGGCAACATCGCCCTCCGGCTGAACCGGACCGTCAAATGGGATGCCGCGCGGGAAGAGATCATCGGCGACGAACTCGCCCGCAACATGCAGGGCCGCGAGCAGCGGAAGGGGTACGAAACGGACGCGTGA
- a CDS encoding DUF1592 domain-containing protein produces the protein MVHSMAVALFRCHLLTLALAVAVSCGTFIAGCGKDERLVESGADDLFATAIASNLSADADRVDQTNISGPPNVVAVTEPAARPNEFTPPDEVGTGEIIGSPIDAKAKKSDRPLEVTPSPKSQLPANFVEVKQVGFRVQPFVTAYCVSCHKDGKDSGGLRLDTIGDLTAGEDIEHWEAVLDRLNLGDMPPDDTPKTLSDEERNSAVEWLNTELHRAIESSKGDAEVVLRRLNRNEYDNTIRDLLGIVGYAGSEMLPEDDSAHGFDNNAAALVMSPLLLEQYMAAADVALEMGLAGYLGKVPEARKQVFDPLDQMIVTWGALKGELDYNVREHEGQLALVYERPLRTPSVKVGGTYIYRIRARALRSGVESAILTIDAGQPTNGNPPRIRFGGFSIAEGEATTIELQCYLRPREFVEASYNNSGNGRPTVGGGRYPLKLNPDFDFEKSKAVIVESVELEGPFYSIPARDWPSALPRDVESQPLRQTLTEFAERAFRRPVMAGELDAIFSLAESIKSKSGLKEAIRVGFKAILCSPGFLYMNEEPGPLDDYAIASRMSYFLWSSMPDGSLMELAKAGRLSDPSVRAKEVRRMLADDKAEAFVRNFAGQWLQVRKVGENRPDAVIYPEYDHQLEIWVQEEAFALFREVLRDQDRSLTEFLDSDFVMINEGLAKLYGIEGVSGSELRRVALSAADRRGGVLGLASLQTVTSNGTVTSPIVRGAWIMENLLGTPPPPPPPDVPAIEADISGNLTIKEQLAQHREIKACASCHAKMDPLGFAMENYDVMGGWRTNYRIRKSDEPPRGRGPHWKSGAEVDPTGVLATGENLGGLNDLKAYLKSRRADFARCLTEKLIAYGTGREPRTTDRPAINAIVDRIAAQDFQYPLAELVTDVVNSKPFLTK, from the coding sequence GTGGTTCATTCGATGGCCGTCGCCTTATTTAGATGTCACTTACTGACTCTTGCTTTGGCAGTAGCGGTCAGTTGCGGCACGTTCATCGCCGGTTGCGGCAAAGATGAGCGGTTGGTCGAATCGGGAGCGGACGATCTATTCGCCACAGCGATCGCTTCAAATTTGTCGGCAGATGCCGATCGCGTCGATCAGACGAATATAAGCGGGCCACCCAACGTGGTGGCAGTAACCGAACCGGCCGCTCGCCCCAATGAATTCACTCCGCCAGATGAAGTCGGAACAGGCGAGATCATCGGTTCGCCGATTGACGCGAAGGCAAAGAAGAGCGACCGTCCGCTAGAAGTGACACCATCACCAAAGTCGCAATTGCCTGCGAATTTCGTCGAGGTTAAACAGGTCGGTTTCAGGGTGCAGCCGTTTGTCACTGCCTATTGCGTGTCCTGCCACAAAGATGGCAAAGACAGTGGTGGACTTCGCCTCGACACGATCGGCGATCTCACAGCGGGAGAGGATATTGAGCATTGGGAGGCCGTGCTCGATCGCCTGAATCTGGGCGACATGCCGCCGGACGACACTCCCAAAACGCTGTCCGACGAAGAGCGCAACTCTGCCGTCGAATGGCTGAATACCGAACTGCACCGCGCAATCGAATCCTCGAAAGGCGATGCCGAGGTCGTCTTACGGCGTTTGAACCGGAACGAATACGACAACACAATCCGTGATCTGCTGGGTATCGTCGGATACGCCGGTTCAGAGATGTTGCCCGAGGACGACTCGGCTCATGGCTTCGATAATAACGCCGCAGCGCTCGTCATGTCGCCACTGCTGCTCGAGCAATACATGGCGGCTGCTGACGTTGCTCTGGAGATGGGCCTTGCGGGGTACTTGGGGAAAGTCCCCGAAGCGAGGAAACAGGTTTTCGATCCGCTCGATCAAATGATTGTGACATGGGGTGCGCTTAAGGGCGAACTCGATTACAACGTTCGTGAGCATGAGGGCCAATTGGCGCTCGTTTATGAACGGCCGTTGCGAACCCCCTCAGTAAAAGTCGGCGGCACTTACATCTATCGCATCCGCGCGCGGGCCCTTCGTTCGGGAGTCGAGTCTGCGATTTTGACGATTGATGCGGGTCAGCCGACGAACGGCAATCCGCCGCGAATCCGATTCGGAGGGTTCAGCATTGCCGAAGGCGAGGCAACCACGATTGAACTTCAATGCTACCTGAGGCCTCGCGAGTTCGTAGAAGCCAGCTATAACAATTCGGGCAACGGTCGTCCGACTGTCGGGGGCGGTCGATACCCCCTTAAACTCAATCCCGATTTCGACTTTGAGAAGTCTAAGGCGGTCATCGTTGAATCGGTCGAACTTGAAGGCCCGTTTTATAGTATCCCAGCGCGCGATTGGCCCTCCGCGCTGCCGCGCGACGTGGAGAGCCAGCCCCTTCGCCAGACATTAACCGAGTTCGCTGAAAGAGCCTTTCGACGGCCGGTGATGGCCGGCGAACTCGACGCAATTTTCTCGCTGGCCGAATCCATTAAGTCAAAGAGCGGTTTGAAGGAGGCCATTCGCGTCGGGTTTAAGGCGATACTCTGCTCACCGGGGTTCCTCTATATGAACGAAGAGCCGGGACCGCTCGACGATTATGCAATCGCCTCACGAATGTCCTATTTCCTGTGGTCGAGTATGCCTGATGGGTCCTTAATGGAACTCGCAAAGGCTGGCCGACTCAGCGACCCATCCGTGCGGGCCAAAGAAGTACGACGGATGCTCGCCGACGACAAAGCCGAAGCGTTCGTTCGCAATTTCGCCGGACAGTGGCTTCAAGTTCGCAAGGTCGGTGAGAATCGGCCTGACGCTGTCATATATCCTGAATACGACCATCAGCTGGAGATTTGGGTTCAGGAGGAGGCGTTCGCCCTGTTTCGGGAGGTTCTTAGAGATCAGGATCGGAGCCTGACAGAATTTCTTGACTCTGACTTCGTGATGATCAATGAGGGGCTGGCTAAGCTCTACGGAATTGAAGGCGTCTCAGGTTCCGAGTTGCGTCGTGTCGCGCTCAGCGCGGCGGACCGGCGCGGGGGTGTACTGGGTTTGGCGAGCTTGCAGACGGTGACTTCGAATGGGACGGTTACCTCTCCCATCGTGCGGGGGGCGTGGATCATGGAGAACCTCCTCGGAACGCCGCCGCCCCCTCCCCCGCCTGACGTTCCCGCGATTGAAGCCGACATTAGCGGGAACTTGACGATTAAAGAGCAGCTTGCCCAGCACCGTGAAATTAAAGCGTGTGCGTCCTGCCACGCGAAGATGGATCCGCTGGGTTTCGCGATGGAAAACTACGACGTCATGGGTGGATGGCGGACGAATTATCGGATTCGCAAGTCCGACGAACCACCCCGCGGTCGCGGTCCCCATTGGAAAAGCGGCGCGGAAGTCGATCCGACCGGCGTGCTTGCCACCGGCGAGAATCTTGGCGGGCTCAATGACCTGAAAGCGTACCTTAAGAGTCGGCGGGCCGATTTCGCGCGGTGTCTCACTGAGAAGCTAATAGCTTACGGGACGGGACGCGAACCTCGCACGACCGATCGGCCGGCGATCAATGCCATCGTCGATCGCATCGCGGCACAGGACTTCCAATACCCGCTCGCCGAACTCGTTACTGATGTCGTCAACAGTAAACCCTTCCTCACCAAGTAG
- a CDS encoding DUF1552 domain-containing protein, producing MPALSRRTFLHGTGVAIALPLLESHASAAQADAGPLRIFTIHAHLGFYPDTFWPSASGRDYQLSEALKPLEPLKDDFTVIQGMTHPGVKGGHGAANRALTATPTDITKNGISFDQLAAEHVGEHTRFSSIEMGGSVSINRSGVKIPGWGSQTDVYKRLFLAPDEKQLEQTIAGFREGRSVLDAVREQSKVIAKKVSVRDRAKLDEYYSSIRHVERRLEKAEAWAHKPMADVPLKETQVKDVRGSENLKAYTSTWGELARLALLTDSSRVLTWDVGINRNLTKVGFAKTWHGLTHTETDLWGKFDVKLFDEFSKVLQSLKNTDELGASLLDRTMVLFTSPLGNARNHRNNNMPALLAGGPFRHGQHLKFDEKSAPPYPNLFTSMLQAQGIPCEKFATATGTLTGLELKPVLNKRSRN from the coding sequence ATGCCCGCACTTTCACGACGAACATTTCTCCACGGTACGGGAGTGGCGATCGCGTTGCCATTGTTGGAATCGCACGCCTCAGCCGCGCAGGCCGACGCGGGGCCACTGCGCATCTTTACAATTCACGCCCATCTCGGCTTCTACCCCGACACCTTCTGGCCTTCGGCATCCGGTCGGGACTACCAGCTATCTGAGGCTCTTAAACCGCTCGAACCGCTTAAGGACGATTTCACGGTCATTCAAGGAATGACTCATCCCGGTGTGAAAGGCGGGCATGGTGCGGCCAATCGGGCGCTGACCGCGACGCCGACAGATATTACAAAGAACGGAATTTCGTTCGACCAACTCGCTGCGGAGCATGTGGGGGAGCACACGCGGTTCTCGTCAATCGAGATGGGCGGGAGCGTTTCAATTAATCGGTCCGGCGTGAAAATCCCCGGCTGGGGCTCGCAAACCGACGTTTACAAGCGGCTCTTCCTCGCTCCAGATGAGAAGCAGCTCGAACAGACCATCGCGGGGTTCCGTGAAGGTCGTAGCGTTCTTGACGCCGTCCGCGAACAGTCCAAAGTGATCGCGAAGAAAGTCAGCGTTCGTGATCGCGCGAAGCTGGACGAGTATTATAGTTCGATCCGGCATGTAGAGCGTCGCTTGGAAAAGGCGGAAGCGTGGGCACATAAGCCAATGGCTGACGTACCGTTAAAAGAAACTCAGGTCAAAGATGTCCGCGGATCCGAAAACTTAAAAGCTTATACGTCCACGTGGGGCGAGCTGGCGCGACTGGCGCTACTGACCGACTCAAGCCGCGTTCTGACTTGGGACGTCGGCATCAATCGCAATCTGACAAAGGTCGGGTTCGCAAAGACGTGGCACGGCCTGACGCACACCGAAACCGACCTGTGGGGGAAGTTCGACGTCAAGCTGTTCGACGAGTTCTCCAAGGTGCTACAAAGCCTCAAGAATACCGATGAACTCGGCGCGAGCCTGCTCGACCGGACAATGGTCTTATTTACCAGCCCGCTTGGTAACGCTCGTAATCACCGCAATAACAATATGCCTGCCTTACTTGCCGGCGGTCCTTTTCGTCATGGGCAGCACCTGAAATTTGACGAGAAGTCGGCCCCGCCCTACCCGAACTTGTTTACCTCGATGCTGCAGGCACAGGGGATTCCCTGCGAGAAATTCGCGACTGCGACCGGGACGCTGACAGGGTTGGAACTTAAGCCCGTCTTAAATAAGCGCAGCCGCAATTAG
- a CDS encoding glycoside hydrolase family 9 protein — MYRLTSASVHCILPILLAGVAEHSVFADQAFDGRVETLVSPEASHPDDGPEVVHVGCAAADIIGIEIVAGRVPLASPVPYDEQPNDIVKPIGSQHLLWRNGKPEIGSVGFEVFRKAGNKKFNVGRLNREAGTVWKQEMTGQELDLRAVDELHSYLISIDGGKPFHPLAVYRKSKPGPVAIGSSGATGHHFIYLQLPRALVEGQVYEIQLKGLNTRDDSLKFTHHSGENRSEAVHVSALGFRPDDPFKRAFLSLWAGTGGGRSFDVDRFELLDESGRVVFVGDVQLGIASETTEPFSARRNHTGADVFHLDFSDYMQPGTYRVHVPGVGVSYSFRIGSDSWEKAFKVSMHGFLSHRSGISLGPPFTDYVRPRPMHPDDGFVVFKTDTTIWDGEADVIERSLKKLLGPELDTSRLQRHPHAWGGYMDAGDWDRRSQHLIPSFRHLELYEIFPDEMAELKLALPPAESNNDTPDILDEALWNIDFFRRLQDPDGGVRGGVESTAHPSPGEASWQETLLVGAYRSDPESTYLYAACAAKAARLLTDLTRSAELHDSAIRAWEWGEKNAQAEIRAAKERKARRAGAASKAVMNMKALAAIELFRLTGNEQYHKAVLGMNQSVLGDADVAMSYALIPEQSSDPALRALAIKKIISAADAAIAFSEKNGFNIALSNRYLPMMGFTCIWSAPGGTLPPVLPRAHYLTGGKKYLAATVASCQYSGGANPMNMAYTTGIGPRHPQAPLHIDSRISGQKPPDGITVYGQSDRRAGYEFNQWAHKWYFNRFGSVPSRDWPTAEAYVDLGTLPSMNEYTIHQCFSPTSFTWGYLAARPALDTPNE; from the coding sequence ATGTACCGACTGACTTCCGCTTCGGTCCACTGCATCTTGCCAATCCTTCTCGCCGGGGTCGCTGAGCATTCAGTCTTTGCAGATCAGGCGTTTGACGGGCGCGTCGAGACGTTAGTATCGCCGGAGGCAAGCCATCCTGACGACGGGCCCGAGGTCGTGCACGTCGGCTGTGCAGCCGCAGATATCATCGGCATCGAAATTGTGGCCGGCCGAGTGCCGCTGGCATCACCTGTGCCCTATGACGAGCAGCCAAACGACATTGTTAAGCCGATCGGCTCGCAGCACTTGCTGTGGCGAAATGGAAAGCCTGAGATAGGGTCTGTCGGCTTCGAAGTCTTTCGAAAAGCAGGAAATAAGAAGTTCAATGTGGGACGACTTAATCGAGAAGCAGGCACCGTCTGGAAACAGGAAATGACAGGTCAGGAGCTTGACCTGAGAGCTGTCGACGAACTGCATTCGTATTTGATCAGTATCGATGGCGGTAAACCGTTTCATCCATTAGCTGTTTATCGCAAGAGCAAACCGGGACCGGTCGCGATCGGCTCGAGTGGGGCAACGGGGCATCATTTCATCTACCTGCAATTGCCGCGCGCTCTTGTCGAGGGGCAAGTATATGAAATTCAGTTGAAAGGTCTTAATACTCGCGACGACTCACTCAAATTTACTCATCACTCCGGCGAGAACCGCAGTGAAGCAGTGCATGTCAGCGCACTCGGCTTCCGGCCTGACGATCCGTTCAAACGCGCTTTTCTTTCGCTTTGGGCAGGGACTGGGGGAGGGCGATCGTTCGATGTCGATCGGTTCGAACTCTTAGATGAATCGGGCCGGGTAGTTTTTGTCGGAGATGTTCAGCTTGGAATCGCCAGCGAGACCACAGAGCCATTCTCTGCGCGGCGAAATCATACCGGAGCGGATGTCTTTCATCTCGATTTCAGTGACTATATGCAGCCGGGGACTTATCGCGTCCATGTACCGGGAGTTGGTGTCAGTTACTCGTTTCGAATTGGATCGGATTCTTGGGAGAAAGCGTTCAAAGTGTCGATGCACGGCTTCCTGTCGCATCGAAGCGGAATCTCGCTCGGCCCACCATTTACCGATTACGTGCGTCCGCGTCCGATGCACCCGGACGATGGGTTTGTCGTCTTTAAGACCGATACGACGATCTGGGATGGTGAAGCCGATGTGATCGAGCGAAGCCTTAAAAAACTACTCGGCCCGGAACTTGATACTTCTCGACTTCAACGGCATCCCCACGCGTGGGGTGGATACATGGATGCCGGTGATTGGGACCGTCGGAGTCAGCACTTAATTCCGAGTTTCCGTCATCTCGAACTCTATGAAATATTCCCCGACGAAATGGCCGAGCTGAAACTCGCACTTCCTCCAGCGGAGTCCAACAACGACACTCCTGATATTCTTGATGAGGCATTGTGGAACATCGATTTCTTTCGACGGCTTCAAGACCCGGATGGCGGGGTCCGGGGTGGTGTGGAATCAACCGCTCATCCCAGTCCGGGCGAGGCGAGTTGGCAGGAAACGTTGCTGGTGGGAGCCTACCGTTCCGACCCGGAATCGACATATCTCTATGCGGCCTGCGCAGCGAAAGCGGCACGGCTTCTAACGGATTTAACACGTTCCGCAGAATTGCATGATTCGGCGATTCGCGCATGGGAATGGGGGGAGAAAAACGCGCAGGCGGAAATTCGTGCGGCAAAAGAGCGAAAGGCGCGTCGAGCGGGGGCAGCTTCCAAAGCTGTTATGAACATGAAAGCGCTGGCCGCCATCGAACTGTTTCGCTTAACCGGCAACGAGCAATATCACAAAGCGGTCCTGGGCATGAACCAGTCGGTCCTTGGCGACGCTGACGTGGCAATGTCTTATGCATTGATCCCGGAGCAATCGAGCGATCCTGCTTTAAGAGCACTTGCGATTAAAAAAATTATTTCGGCGGCGGATGCGGCGATCGCCTTCAGCGAGAAAAACGGATTTAACATCGCGTTGTCGAATCGCTATCTGCCGATGATGGGCTTTACCTGTATCTGGTCAGCTCCGGGAGGGACACTGCCGCCAGTGTTACCGCGGGCCCACTATCTGACCGGGGGTAAGAAATATCTGGCGGCCACTGTGGCATCCTGTCAATATTCCGGCGGCGCAAACCCGATGAACATGGCCTATACGACCGGAATCGGCCCGAGACATCCACAGGCACCGCTTCACATTGACAGTCGAATCAGCGGGCAGAAACCACCGGATGGAATCACCGTTTACGGGCAGAGTGATCGGCGGGCAGGCTACGAGTTTAATCAGTGGGCCCACAAATGGTATTTTAATCGTTTCGGGAGCGTGCCGTCACGCGACTGGCCGACGGCGGAGGCGTACGTTGATCTTGGCACGTTGCCATCGATGAATGAATACACCATTCATCAATGTTTTTCGCCGACAAGTTTTACGTGGGGCTACTTGGCGGCACGTCCGGCGCTCGACACCCCGAACGAGTGA
- a CDS encoding DUF58 domain-containing protein, with translation MRTEKDDARTSGSKHLERAAGALHHDFCPWANRWTYWLKHPLVGLTAAAVASAFVGLFVNPFLLLVAAVIAAMSVIGSIWPWLTIRGIDCEVRFERKRVREGRPVAAALRIENRWPWPLWGIALKKGFASDEFSPPAAALGRVTAWSKSEFEWEFVPQHRGVYPLEPPTIESAFPFGFWTCRKTIECDRLIVWPTSSPLSNLPDSAAVDSHDETLSDRRAGDFGDLLGTRRFRDGDSLRRVHWAQTARHGHLIFCERQAGAVAAIRVIADLSRDAFAGREGDLEAAIRVVASLCEYLPQQHALVECRLNGELIRIGSNASGLRDILDRLAAVPREGFDTVVAAKSESNTEGLLTLLVTGNSDNSASGTCRGARVIAVGDEPPVITSRRPWLRVSPADLSRLGDIWRRACHA, from the coding sequence GTGCGCACCGAAAAGGATGACGCTCGAACGTCCGGCTCCAAACATCTGGAGCGGGCGGCCGGAGCGCTCCATCATGATTTCTGCCCTTGGGCAAACCGTTGGACTTATTGGCTCAAGCATCCGCTCGTCGGGCTGACCGCGGCGGCTGTCGCCAGCGCGTTTGTCGGACTATTCGTCAATCCGTTCTTGCTGCTTGTCGCGGCGGTGATTGCGGCGATGTCGGTCATCGGCTCGATCTGGCCGTGGCTGACGATCCGCGGGATCGACTGCGAAGTTCGCTTTGAGCGGAAACGCGTTCGAGAAGGCCGGCCGGTCGCGGCGGCGCTTCGCATCGAGAACCGCTGGCCCTGGCCGCTTTGGGGCATCGCCCTCAAAAAGGGCTTTGCGAGCGACGAATTTTCTCCGCCAGCCGCAGCACTCGGACGTGTGACGGCGTGGTCGAAGTCGGAGTTTGAATGGGAATTCGTACCACAGCATCGGGGCGTTTATCCGCTGGAGCCGCCGACGATCGAGTCGGCTTTTCCCTTCGGCTTCTGGACCTGCCGGAAGACGATCGAGTGCGATCGACTGATTGTGTGGCCGACATCAAGCCCGCTATCCAACCTGCCCGACTCCGCGGCAGTCGATTCGCATGATGAGACGCTTTCGGATCGGCGGGCCGGGGACTTCGGCGACCTGCTCGGAACGCGACGATTTCGCGATGGCGACTCCCTCCGCCGAGTCCACTGGGCGCAAACGGCTCGGCACGGACATCTCATTTTTTGCGAGAGGCAGGCCGGAGCCGTGGCCGCGATCCGCGTCATCGCCGACCTGTCTCGCGATGCGTTCGCCGGGCGCGAAGGCGATCTCGAGGCGGCGATTCGAGTCGTCGCCAGTCTCTGCGAGTATTTGCCGCAACAACATGCCCTCGTGGAGTGTCGCCTCAATGGTGAGCTCATTCGGATCGGAAGCAACGCGTCGGGCTTGCGGGATATTCTCGACCGCCTCGCCGCCGTACCGCGTGAGGGATTTGACACGGTCGTCGCGGCGAAGAGTGAGAGCAACACCGAAGGTCTGCTGACGCTCCTGGTGACCGGAAATTCAGACAATTCGGCGAGTGGAACGTGCCGGGGCGCCCGCGTCATCGCTGTCGGCGACGAGCCGCCAGTGATCACTTCTCGTCGACCTTGGTTGCGGGTGTCTCCTGCCGACTTGAGCCGCCTGGGTGACATCTGGCGAAGGGCCTGTCATGCATAA